A genomic window from Salvia miltiorrhiza cultivar Shanhuang (shh) chromosome 5, IMPLAD_Smil_shh, whole genome shotgun sequence includes:
- the LOC131025820 gene encoding uncharacterized protein LOC131025820, producing the protein MPEEEFVPTDNEDMVDKEIAMEKPLKHIPEQKKEDVPEAEEKSKVVIKPHFPGRLAKNREAEEMSSLVKTFQKVEVNIPLLTTLHTMPKCAKFLKEICTKKVMYTNDAKFQVGEQVSAVLKRDMPTKCEDLGMFYTPCIIGDTKIEQAMLDLGASINVMPLIIYQELKIGPLKPTRVVIQLADMSSVYSEGIVDDVLVKVHDLIFPADFYVLNMGGSMAKPTVMLLGRPFLKTARAQIDCAIKKLTCQFD; encoded by the coding sequence ATGCCTGAGGAAGAGTTTGTGCCCACAGACAATGAAGATATGGTGGATAAAGAGATAGCGATGGAGAAACCACTCAAACATATCCCAGAACAGAAAAAGGAGGATGTGCCCGAAGCCGAAGAGAAATCCAAGGTGGTCATCAAGCCCCATTTCCCAGGCCGATTGGCCAAGAACCGTGAGGCAGAGGAGATGAGCAGCCTGGTCAAGACGTTTCAAAAGGTGGAGGTCAATATCCCCTTACTCACAACATTGCACACTATGCCCAAATGtgcaaaatttctcaaagaGATCTGTACCAAGAAGGTCATGTACACGAACGATGCCAAGTTCCAGGTGGGAGAACAAGTGTCAGCTGTACTCAAGAGGGATATGCCCACAAAATGCGAAGATCTGGGAATGTTTTACACACCATGCATCATTGGAGATACAAAGATCGAGCAAGCAATGCTGGACCTGGGCGCATCGATTAACGTTATGCCTTTGATAATATACCAGGAGCTGAAGATAGGACCTCTCAAACCCACACGAGTGGTGATCCAATTGGCGGACATGTCAAGTGTGTACTCTGAGGGCATAGTGGATGACGTTCTTGTTAAGGTCCACGACCTTATCTTCCCAGCCGACTTCTATGTGCTCAACATGGGAGGTTCCATGGCAAAGCCAACAGTGATGCTTCTGGGTAGACCATTCCTTAAGACGGCTCGAGCCCAGATTGACTGTGCAATCAAGAAGCTAACGTGCCAATTCGATTGA